One genomic segment of Hydrocarboniclastica marina includes these proteins:
- a CDS encoding aspartate aminotransferase family protein: MSTRPTSSPVNRSTFDQFMMPTYAPGAVIPVRGSGSRVWDQADKEYIDLAGGIAVTALGHAHPDLVRALTEQAGKLWHLSNVLTNEPALQLARKLCELTFAEKVFFANSGAEANEAAFKLARRYAWEHFGPEKNELIAFENAFHGRTLFTVAVGGQAKYMEGFGPAPQGISHARYNDLASLEAKISDRTCAVVVEPLQGEGGVTPAEKSFLQGVRELCDRHNALMVFDEVQTGVGRTGYLYAYQYYGVTPDILTSAKGLGGGFPVGAMLTTSAIGQSFSVGSHGSTYGGNPLACAVAGAVLDIVAQPEVLAGVAQRHGLLRNGLQEIGQRYGIFSEVRGLGLLLGGAVTERWQGDAKAFMTAAMEEGVLTLVAGGNVVRFAPSLIIPEADLNEGLARFERAAAKVAGQA; encoded by the coding sequence ATGAGCACCCGACCGACCAGCAGCCCCGTCAATCGTTCTACTTTCGATCAGTTCATGATGCCCACATACGCGCCTGGGGCCGTCATCCCGGTGCGCGGCAGTGGCTCCCGTGTGTGGGACCAGGCCGACAAAGAGTATATCGATTTGGCCGGTGGCATCGCGGTGACAGCGTTGGGCCACGCCCACCCGGACCTCGTCCGTGCGCTCACGGAGCAGGCGGGCAAGCTGTGGCACCTGAGCAACGTACTGACGAATGAACCCGCTCTTCAGCTGGCCCGGAAACTGTGCGAACTGACCTTCGCGGAAAAAGTTTTCTTCGCCAACTCCGGTGCCGAAGCCAACGAGGCTGCGTTCAAGCTGGCGCGCCGCTACGCCTGGGAACACTTCGGACCCGAAAAAAACGAACTGATCGCGTTCGAGAATGCGTTTCATGGGCGGACCCTTTTTACCGTAGCGGTTGGTGGCCAGGCCAAGTACATGGAAGGTTTCGGGCCCGCGCCCCAGGGCATCAGCCACGCGCGCTACAACGACCTTGCATCGCTCGAGGCAAAAATATCAGACCGCACCTGCGCCGTCGTGGTCGAGCCGCTGCAGGGCGAGGGTGGCGTCACGCCTGCTGAAAAGTCATTCCTGCAGGGCGTGCGCGAACTCTGCGACAGGCACAACGCCCTAATGGTCTTTGATGAAGTGCAGACGGGTGTCGGCCGAACGGGGTATCTCTATGCCTACCAGTACTACGGAGTCACTCCGGATATCCTGACCAGCGCGAAAGGGCTGGGTGGGGGATTCCCCGTGGGCGCAATGCTGACTACGAGCGCCATTGGTCAGAGTTTCAGCGTGGGTAGCCATGGTAGCACTTATGGTGGCAACCCTCTGGCCTGCGCCGTCGCTGGTGCGGTACTGGACATAGTCGCGCAGCCGGAAGTGCTCGCGGGTGTGGCGCAACGGCACGGCCTGTTGCGTAACGGCCTGCAGGAAATCGGGCAGCGCTACGGCATCTTTAGCGAAGTGCGGGGTCTTGGGCTCTTGCTGGGCGGCGCAGTAACTGAACGCTGGCAGGGCGATGCCAAAGCCTTCATGACTGCGGCTATGGAAGAGGGCGTGCTGACGCTGGTTGCCGGCGGTAACGTGGTGCGTTTTGCGCCCTCACTGATCATTCCGGAAGCAGACCTGAATGAAGGGCTTGCGCGATTTGAGAGAGCCGCCGCCAAGGTTGCAGGTCAGGCGTAG